TGATGTTTCGTATTATAAACGAAAGTTTTCTCAAGTTTCGGAATTTAATAACTTTGAGGTAATATAAAGGAAAGTAATAGCACctaattattatgaaaattatgatacaattaaaaaattattaaattataaaagttaTTCTTAttgccttattttttataattatttaaaatataatttaaataaatgtagaaaatatgctaaataattcattgtaaagaaatttatttccaaaaatgCTCAGGTTTTTGAATTTAATTCCGAACATGTAGATCTTCGCAACAACTCCAAATGCAGGAGAATATGAATAtcgtatttaaaaaaggaatatataaaaaggaatgaaTACGTATACTTAAATGTTAATGCTGCATCTGATGTGACATGTAAAACtaaaaagtttaaaatttattatttttatttttctgatAATTGtgctttcattttatttttattttcggcTTTGGGATTTTTCTGaattttatacttttatttaaaataaatattatatttaaaaaataattataatacttTAGTAATAATAGCTTATTATTTTAGCAGAAcatcattataattatgattgcgttcattataatttaaatttttcttaaatataataagtgATATCTTCATGATATCGTATAAGTACTTaaatgggaaggaaaaaaaatgaagatattGTTCCCATCTACAAAATGATAACgatttattatttgtttattccgAATGTATGCACCAAAATATGCTATGTATATAATGCAcaatataacataaatataattaaaattcattactgtaaaataatatataatatcgttttaaatgaatattattaagaaaaaagagaaatatatattttcagtagaaattataaaaatataatattttattaatttattgtgTATGTTTTMAGGtagttaattaaaaaaatattttttcatagaatagttaaaaaaaaaaaataagtataaaaattatagagaatttaattttaacatattataagaaaaacattatatAGAAAAGAGCTTACAACCTCCAAGtttggaggaaaaattaccagataataatgtaaataagGGAAAACAACAAATTAGGAGATGTTATATTCAAGTATTAtcagtataaaaaataagatgcatgtatcttggaaatatatataaatgtttataataatatatatgttaaaaaatagagaTTAGTCATGTTggattgttattttttgaaaaataatttgataatatgaattattcGCTAAACTTTAAGATATAATTCAGAATGATAGGAATActtttataattctttttccttccttttcttcactATTTGGGTTAACatttcttatattatttGGAGATGTAATTGATAAAAATTTAGTACGGTGGTGTACGAATTATGATTTTGGAAGTTGTGCTAGTCATGCTATTATTCATGCTAAATTATGGACTacgaaaatatttgaaatacTGAATATTGAgcttttctttatattacttatctttatattttctgtGAATATTTATATCTGCATAAAAGTTGTAATATACGAAAGGTTTCAAATGGGaaagtgaaaatgaaaacaaaggaacatgttaatttttaaatgaataatttgtgtatgaataaataattaatatatttagtgGTGTAGCATAAGTATGAACCTGATATCTAATTATTGAATTGTTATAAATTATCATGAAATGTGTGTTTACTTTGATATATACATAGGAATGTAGTAATATTACATCTATTACTTTGTTCCATATAACTTGAAATTTATTAGTATTATTGTGACTGCTAATAAATAACtataataacattatattattatataatgattGATATTCACTAATGTTTTTCTTGAAAAAATGCTAGTTATCTGAAAGCTGTTATTCTTtgatgtaaaaatgaaattatgaaTTTTCTGAAGAATGATACTGTATATTCAATGGACTGTTTttcgaattatttttttttaagttatcattattttttaaatcgcgGGATACTTCATATAGATCATTTCGCAATATTACTTTTCCTCCGTAATATAGAGTGTAACCAAGAATAAACTGGAGTAAACTATTATWaaaaaaatataaattattaaatgtaRCTATWTTATATATATTKGGCAGATGATKTACAGTAAATTRTCGTTTagtgtttacatttttataataaaattccGTTAACCTTATATACAGTGAACAATATTGTTGACATTGCAAATATTGTAATAAGCGAAATAGAAAATGTACGGCGCTTTTCtgtcccaaagggggaatatAGATATCTAGGGACATGTTCACACGTGGGTCCATTTCTCATATAGGCATTATATCCATCTTTGAATTTATCCAAAGCCATACAGAAACctatattactatttttatcgcatatttttatgtgagTATAATATTGTTCACTACAAGTTTTACCTAAAGCGCATTGAGTACTACCACCTTTCTCTTCAGTgttcataaatttataaaaaatgtcgTATAATGAATTTAGATCATTGAATTTGTCAAAAATAACTTTATTAAATTCTTCTATATTTCCCTTACATATATCAATTCCATTAGATTCACTCGATTGTACAC
This DNA window, taken from Plasmodium vivax scf_6702 genomic scaffold, whole genome shotgun sequence, encodes the following:
- a CDS encoding variable surface protein Vir33, truncated, putative (encoded by transcript PVX_070690A) yields the protein HNCISISRQLHNDGKIEFVNPCLKLIHYLKYIKENPVTVDKKKSCKYFNYMLMDELKKISHSCVGTKECYNTVISVQSSESNGIDICKGNIEEFNKVIFDKFNDLNSLYDIFYKFMNTEEKGGSTQCALGKTCSEQYYTHIKICDKNSNIGFCMALDKFKDGYNAYMRNGPTCEHVPRYLYSPFGTEKRRTFSISLITIFAMSTILFTFILGYTLYYGGKVILRNDLYEVSRDLKNNDNLKKNNSKNSPLNIQYHSSENS